In one window of Nocardioides panacisoli DNA:
- the holA gene encoding DNA polymerase III subunit delta: MQVGDVLGRVTLVTGKEEYLSARTVEAVRDLVRTHDPEAEFSDTTASDLTLATLGELSAPSLFSSVRCVVVRGFEDLPAESVDGILEYAAAPAEDVAVVLVHGGGQKGSGVLAKLRKLSSVTEHKSGEVKPWEMPKFAIGEARRLGARMDQPAAEVLVAAVGSDLRALAAAVDQLVHDLPRQPLDEERVKRYFGGRAEVKNYEIAEAMLAGRRERALHELRWALESGASEVYILSTVAGQLRSLANHVGGNRDGGMPGWKLKKMNTQARGWGERELGLAIRAVAQADADLKGAASDPSYTLERLVLTIAGLRER, translated from the coding sequence ATGCAGGTCGGCGACGTGTTGGGACGGGTCACCCTCGTCACCGGCAAGGAGGAGTACCTCAGCGCCCGCACCGTCGAGGCGGTGCGCGACCTGGTCCGCACCCACGACCCGGAGGCGGAGTTCTCCGACACCACGGCGAGCGATCTCACGCTGGCGACGCTGGGGGAGCTCTCGGCGCCGTCGCTGTTCTCCAGCGTGCGGTGCGTGGTGGTCCGCGGATTCGAGGACCTGCCCGCCGAGTCCGTCGACGGCATCCTGGAGTACGCCGCCGCCCCGGCCGAGGACGTCGCCGTCGTCCTCGTGCACGGCGGTGGCCAGAAGGGCAGCGGCGTCCTGGCCAAGCTGCGCAAGCTCTCCTCGGTGACCGAGCACAAGTCAGGTGAGGTCAAGCCGTGGGAGATGCCGAAGTTCGCGATCGGCGAGGCACGGCGCCTGGGCGCCCGGATGGACCAGCCCGCCGCCGAGGTCCTCGTCGCCGCGGTCGGGTCGGACCTGCGGGCGCTCGCGGCGGCCGTGGACCAACTCGTGCACGACCTCCCGCGGCAACCGCTGGACGAGGAACGGGTCAAGCGCTACTTCGGTGGCCGGGCCGAGGTGAAGAACTACGAGATCGCCGAGGCCATGCTCGCCGGGCGGCGCGAGCGTGCGTTGCACGAGCTCCGTTGGGCGCTGGAGTCGGGTGCCTCGGAGGTCTACATCCTCTCCACCGTGGCCGGTCAGCTGCGCTCGCTGGCCAACCACGTGGGCGGCAACCGCGACGGGGGCATGCCCGGGTGGAAGCTGAAGAAGATGAACACACAGGCGCGCGGCTGGGGGGAGCGTGAGCTCGGCCTGGCGATCCGCGCGGTCGCGCAGGCCGACGCCGACCTCAAGGGCGCCGCGAGCGATCCGTCCTACACCCTGGAGCGGCTGGTGCTGACCATCGCGGGCCTGCGCGAGCGGTGA
- the rpsT gene encoding 30S ribosomal protein S20, which yields MANIKSQIKRNAQNEKRRERNKAVKSSLKTAIRKFREAAESGEKDKASELGREANRQLDKAVSKGVIHKNQAANRKSSISKKVASL from the coding sequence GTGGCGAACATCAAGAGCCAGATCAAGCGGAACGCACAGAACGAGAAGCGCCGCGAGCGCAACAAGGCCGTCAAGTCCAGCCTGAAGACCGCGATCCGCAAGTTCCGCGAGGCCGCCGAGTCCGGCGAGAAGGACAAGGCGTCCGAGCTCGGCCGCGAGGCCAACCGCCAGCTCGACAAGGCGGTGTCCAAGGGCGTCATCCACAAGAACCAGGCCGCGAACCGCAAGTCGTCGATCTCGAAGAAGGTCGCCTCCCTCTGA
- a CDS encoding phosphotransferase family protein, with translation MASSSGSSAPLLPHGRTARRLEWQHLPPGVRAAIERRLGSTVTGASSRPAGYTPGFASVLDCEDGSRHFVKAASLKAQRGIARAYREEARKLRLLPPETPAPRLQWVDEFEHWVALETAYVDAVLPERPWREDQLATASQTLVTAADTLTPAPGIGLTTAAEEFAEWPAYWERVQEAYTGVDQAPWAQELATAALEVLGGDTLCHTDVRDDNLLVRPDGSMLLCDWNWPVLGPDWFDSLTLLIGPRGDGHDVEGVIAEHPLLAAVPREDIDGVLALLAGYFLKCSADPGPPSSPYLRDVQLWQGETTWEWLAERRGW, from the coding sequence ATGGCCTCCTCGTCCGGCTCCTCCGCACCGCTGCTCCCCCACGGCCGCACGGCACGCCGCCTGGAGTGGCAGCACCTGCCGCCGGGAGTCCGCGCCGCCATCGAGCGTCGGCTGGGGTCGACGGTGACCGGGGCCAGCTCCCGCCCGGCGGGCTACACGCCCGGGTTCGCCTCGGTCCTGGACTGCGAGGACGGGAGCCGCCACTTCGTCAAGGCCGCCTCGCTCAAGGCACAGCGCGGGATCGCCCGTGCCTACCGGGAGGAGGCACGCAAGCTGCGCCTCCTCCCGCCGGAGACGCCCGCGCCCCGCCTGCAGTGGGTCGACGAGTTCGAGCACTGGGTCGCACTGGAGACGGCCTACGTCGACGCGGTGCTCCCAGAACGCCCTTGGCGGGAGGACCAGCTCGCGACCGCCTCGCAGACCTTGGTCACCGCCGCCGACACGCTGACGCCCGCCCCCGGGATCGGGCTGACCACCGCGGCTGAGGAGTTCGCCGAATGGCCGGCGTACTGGGAGCGGGTGCAGGAGGCCTACACCGGCGTCGACCAGGCGCCGTGGGCCCAGGAGCTCGCAACCGCGGCGCTGGAGGTGCTCGGCGGCGACACGCTGTGCCACACCGACGTCCGGGACGACAACCTGCTGGTGCGTCCGGACGGCTCGATGCTGCTGTGCGACTGGAACTGGCCCGTCCTGGGGCCGGACTGGTTCGACTCGCTCACCCTGCTGATCGGTCCGCGCGGCGACGGCCACGACGTGGAGGGCGTCATCGCCGAGCACCCGTTGCTGGCCGCCGTGCCGCGCGAGGACATCGACGGCGTCCTCGCGCTGCTGGCCGGCTACTTCCTGAAGTGCTCGGCCGATCCCGGGCCGCCGAGCTCGCCCTACCTGCGCGACGTGCAGCTGTGGCAGGGCGAGACCACCTGGGAGTGGCTGGCCGAGCGGCGGGGCTGGTGA
- the lepA gene encoding translation elongation factor 4 gives MPVPTPPQPGQTDPAILRNFCIIAHIDHGKSTLADRMLQLTGVLDERAARAQYLDRMDIERERGITIKSQAVRMPWTLGEEAAAVLELDPATYVLNMIDTPGHVDFTYEVSRSLAACEAAILLVDAAQGIEAQTLANLYLAMGADLHIIPVLNKIDLPSAEPDKYAEELAGLIGCEPTDVLRVSAKTGEGVEDVLNEIVAQTPPPVGDADAPARALIFDSVYDTYRGVVTYVRVFDGELRHRDRIKMMSTGASHEMLEVGVISPEPTKASTIGVGETGYLITGVKDVRQSKVGDTVTRLNQPADRPLGGYQDPTPMVYAGIYPIDGDQYPVLREAFEKLQLNDAALTFEPETSGALGFGFRCGFLGLLHMEITRDRLEREFNLDLISTAPNVVYQVQMEDGSLHEVTNPSEFPDGKVAEVREPVVDATVLSPADHIGAIMELCQSKRGDLKGMDYLSPDRVEMRYTLPMGEIAFDFFDQLKSRTKGYASFNYDVSGDQAADLVKVDILLQGDTVDAFSAIVHRDAAYAYGVMLAGKLKELIPRQQFEVPIQAAVGSRVIARETIRAIRKDVLSKCYGGDISRKRKLLEKQKEGKKRMKMVGRVEVPQEAFVAALSTTGPSSGDAK, from the coding sequence ATGCCCGTACCCACGCCACCCCAGCCGGGGCAGACCGATCCCGCCATCCTGCGCAACTTCTGCATCATCGCGCACATCGACCACGGCAAGTCGACGCTGGCCGACCGGATGCTGCAGCTGACCGGGGTGCTGGACGAGCGGGCGGCACGTGCGCAGTACCTCGACCGCATGGACATCGAGCGCGAGCGCGGCATCACCATCAAGTCCCAGGCCGTGCGGATGCCCTGGACGCTGGGCGAGGAGGCCGCCGCCGTCCTCGAGCTGGACCCGGCGACGTACGTGCTCAACATGATCGACACCCCGGGCCACGTCGACTTCACCTACGAGGTGTCGCGCTCCCTGGCCGCCTGCGAGGCCGCGATCCTGCTCGTCGACGCCGCCCAGGGCATCGAGGCGCAGACGCTGGCCAACCTCTACCTGGCCATGGGGGCGGACCTGCACATCATCCCGGTGCTGAACAAGATCGACCTGCCCAGCGCCGAGCCGGACAAGTACGCCGAGGAGCTCGCCGGGCTGATCGGTTGCGAGCCGACGGACGTGCTGCGGGTGAGCGCCAAGACCGGCGAGGGCGTCGAGGACGTCCTCAACGAGATCGTCGCGCAGACGCCGCCGCCCGTCGGCGACGCGGATGCGCCGGCGCGGGCCCTGATCTTCGACTCCGTCTACGACACCTACCGCGGCGTGGTGACCTACGTCCGGGTCTTCGACGGCGAGCTGCGCCACCGCGATCGCATCAAGATGATGTCGACCGGCGCGTCCCACGAGATGCTCGAGGTCGGCGTCATCAGCCCGGAGCCGACCAAGGCGTCCACGATCGGCGTGGGGGAGACCGGCTACCTGATCACCGGCGTGAAGGACGTGCGGCAGTCCAAGGTCGGTGACACAGTCACGCGGCTCAACCAGCCCGCGGACCGGCCGCTCGGCGGCTACCAGGACCCCACGCCGATGGTCTACGCCGGCATCTACCCCATCGACGGCGACCAGTACCCCGTGCTGCGGGAGGCGTTCGAGAAGCTGCAGCTCAACGACGCCGCGCTGACCTTCGAGCCCGAGACGTCCGGCGCGCTGGGCTTCGGCTTCCGGTGCGGCTTCCTGGGGCTGCTCCACATGGAGATCACCCGCGACCGGCTCGAGCGTGAGTTCAACCTCGACCTCATCTCCACCGCGCCCAACGTGGTCTACCAGGTCCAGATGGAGGACGGCTCGCTCCACGAGGTGACCAATCCCAGCGAGTTCCCCGACGGCAAGGTCGCCGAGGTCCGCGAGCCCGTGGTCGACGCCACCGTGCTCTCCCCGGCCGACCACATCGGCGCGATCATGGAGCTGTGCCAGAGCAAGCGCGGTGACCTCAAGGGGATGGACTACCTGTCCCCGGACCGGGTCGAGATGCGCTACACGCTGCCGATGGGCGAGATCGCCTTCGACTTCTTCGACCAGCTCAAGTCGCGCACCAAGGGCTACGCCTCCTTCAACTACGACGTCTCCGGCGACCAGGCCGCCGACCTGGTCAAGGTCGACATCCTGCTGCAGGGCGACACCGTCGACGCGTTCTCCGCGATCGTGCACCGCGACGCGGCGTACGCCTATGGCGTGATGCTCGCCGGAAAGCTCAAGGAGCTCATCCCGCGCCAGCAGTTCGAGGTGCCCATCCAGGCCGCGGTCGGCTCCCGGGTCATCGCCCGCGAGACCATCCGCGCCATCCGCAAGGACGTCCTCTCCAAGTGCTACGGCGGCGACATCAGCCGCAAGCGCAAGCTGCTGGAGAAGCAGAAGGAGGGCAAGAAGCGGATGAAGATGGTGGGCCGCGTGGAGGTGCCGCAGGAGGCCTTCGTCGCTGCGCTCTCCACCACCGGTCCCAGCAGCGGGGACGCCAAGTAG
- a CDS encoding NAD-dependent epimerase/dehydratase family protein, translating to MERILVTGALGTVGSATVEELISLDWQVIASDLYSRANQKSASHFEHSDIVGVHWCDLTDPEDVAHLIEHTAPDVVIHLAAIIPPDCYDLPGAARAVNVEGTRHVVRACAGASAPPRLVLASSMAVYGARNPHAGLGLLTADTPVAPYDNYGRQKLEAEEIVRESDLDWVILRLGGVLGPAMATGGGGDGFRFSALLPTDGNIQTVDVRDVARAFAAAALNDVVGQTLLIGGDDSHRRKQADIAELLAAMGLDGVLPEGRAGDPADDGCWFATDWMDTTASQAALDYQRISWPTLLEDATTAAGLKRYALRLAAPIVGAVLSRRDPYADAPGTYADVWAGIRDTWGPEALDGRAAD from the coding sequence ATGGAGCGCATTCTGGTGACGGGCGCACTCGGCACGGTGGGGTCCGCCACCGTCGAGGAGTTGATCAGCCTCGACTGGCAGGTGATCGCGAGCGACCTCTACTCCCGGGCCAACCAGAAGTCAGCCAGCCACTTCGAGCACAGCGACATCGTCGGCGTGCACTGGTGCGACCTCACTGACCCCGAGGACGTCGCCCACCTGATCGAGCACACCGCTCCGGACGTCGTCATCCACCTCGCCGCCATCATCCCGCCGGACTGCTACGACCTGCCCGGCGCGGCCCGCGCGGTCAACGTGGAGGGCACGCGCCACGTGGTACGCGCCTGCGCCGGCGCGAGCGCGCCCCCGCGCCTCGTGCTGGCCTCGAGCATGGCCGTGTACGGCGCCCGCAACCCGCACGCCGGGCTCGGGCTGCTGACCGCCGACACCCCGGTCGCGCCGTACGACAACTACGGCCGCCAGAAGCTCGAGGCCGAGGAGATCGTGCGGGAGTCGGACCTGGACTGGGTCATCCTGCGCCTCGGCGGAGTCCTCGGGCCCGCGATGGCCACCGGCGGTGGCGGCGACGGCTTCCGGTTCAGCGCCCTGCTGCCCACCGACGGCAACATCCAGACCGTGGACGTGCGCGACGTCGCCCGGGCGTTCGCCGCAGCAGCTCTCAACGACGTCGTCGGCCAGACGCTCCTGATCGGTGGGGACGACTCCCACCGCCGCAAGCAGGCCGACATCGCCGAACTGCTCGCCGCGATGGGGCTCGACGGCGTGCTGCCGGAGGGCCGCGCCGGTGACCCGGCGGACGACGGCTGCTGGTTCGCGACCGACTGGATGGACACCACGGCCTCGCAGGCCGCGCTGGACTACCAGCGCATCAGCTGGCCGACCCTGCTCGAGGACGCGACGACCGCCGCCGGGCTGAAGCGGTACGCCCTGCGGCTCGCGGCGCCGATCGTCGGGGCCGTGCTGAGCCGCCGGGACCCCTACGCCGACGCCCCCGGCACCTACGCCGACGTGTGGGCGGGCATCCGCGACACGTGGGGGCCCGAGGCGTTGGACGGGCGCGCGGCCGACTGA
- a CDS encoding AMP-dependent synthetase/ligase — translation MPINFDTSFLDHMPKNVAVQFHERVAASGDAEAFRFPVGDAWESVTWNQAGERVRRLAAGLISLGLGAEQRVGIASSTRYEWIIADLAIMCAGGATTTVYPSTGDDDTSYILGDSECRVVFAEDAEQLEKLEKHRADLPKLDKVVTFDDSIADGDWVISLDALAELGDAHLADNPQVIEQTAEAIESDHLATLIYTSGTTGRPKGVRLLHRSWVYEGEAIKAQGILDANDLQFLWLPMAHSFGKVLLSTQLACGFPTAIDGRVDKIVDNLGVVKPTFMGAAPRIFEKAHARIVTMQAAEGGAKEKLFNKAFQVGIEVDRLKREGKSVPLPLKLQHGLFDKLVFSKVRERFGGRVRFFISGSAALNADIAQWFHAAGILILEGYGMTENAAGATVNHLEEYQMGTVGRAFPGTEVRIGEGDEVQIKGPHVMAGYHNLPDKTAETFTDDGWLRTGDKGSLDADGFLTITGRIKELFKTSGGKYVAPPAIEAKFKAICPYVSQFMVFGSERNFVSALITLDPDAMATWAEENGMAGKDYTEIVQSEQVRSMIGDYVDQLNTQLNRWETVKKWEILDHDLTIESGELTPSMKVKRTVVEQNNADLIDSFYV, via the coding sequence ATGCCCATCAACTTCGACACCAGCTTCCTGGACCACATGCCCAAGAACGTGGCCGTGCAGTTCCACGAGCGGGTTGCTGCCTCCGGCGATGCCGAGGCATTCCGGTTCCCCGTCGGCGACGCGTGGGAGTCGGTCACCTGGAACCAGGCGGGGGAGCGGGTACGTCGCCTGGCGGCTGGCCTGATCTCGCTGGGGCTCGGGGCCGAGCAGCGGGTCGGGATCGCGTCCTCCACCCGCTATGAGTGGATCATCGCCGACCTCGCCATCATGTGCGCCGGTGGTGCGACCACCACCGTCTACCCCTCCACCGGGGACGACGACACCTCCTACATCCTCGGTGACTCCGAGTGCCGCGTCGTCTTCGCCGAGGACGCCGAGCAGCTGGAGAAGCTGGAGAAGCACCGCGCGGACCTGCCCAAGCTGGACAAGGTCGTCACCTTCGACGACTCCATCGCCGACGGCGACTGGGTGATCTCGCTCGACGCGCTCGCCGAGCTCGGTGACGCGCACCTGGCCGACAACCCGCAGGTGATCGAGCAGACCGCCGAGGCGATCGAGTCCGACCACCTCGCGACGCTCATCTACACCTCCGGCACCACCGGGCGCCCCAAGGGCGTGCGACTGCTGCACCGTTCGTGGGTGTACGAGGGCGAGGCCATCAAGGCCCAGGGCATCCTCGACGCCAACGACCTCCAGTTCCTCTGGCTGCCGATGGCGCACTCCTTCGGCAAGGTGCTGCTCTCCACCCAGCTGGCCTGCGGCTTCCCGACCGCGATCGACGGTCGCGTGGACAAGATCGTGGACAACCTCGGCGTGGTGAAGCCGACGTTCATGGGTGCCGCACCCCGCATCTTCGAGAAGGCGCACGCCCGCATCGTCACGATGCAGGCCGCCGAGGGCGGTGCGAAGGAGAAGCTGTTCAACAAGGCCTTCCAGGTCGGCATCGAGGTGGACCGCCTCAAGCGTGAGGGCAAGTCGGTGCCGCTGCCGCTGAAGCTGCAGCACGGCCTGTTCGACAAGCTGGTCTTCTCCAAGGTCCGGGAGCGCTTCGGTGGCCGGGTCCGGTTCTTCATCTCCGGCTCGGCCGCACTCAACGCCGACATCGCGCAGTGGTTCCACGCCGCGGGCATCCTCATCCTCGAGGGCTACGGCATGACCGAGAACGCCGCGGGCGCCACGGTCAACCACCTGGAGGAGTACCAGATGGGCACCGTGGGCCGCGCCTTCCCGGGCACCGAGGTCCGCATCGGCGAGGGTGACGAGGTCCAGATCAAGGGCCCCCACGTCATGGCCGGCTACCACAACCTGCCGGACAAGACCGCCGAGACGTTCACCGACGACGGGTGGCTGCGCACCGGCGACAAGGGCTCCCTGGACGCCGACGGCTTCCTCACGATCACCGGCCGCATCAAGGAGCTGTTCAAGACCTCCGGCGGCAAGTACGTCGCACCGCCGGCGATCGAGGCGAAGTTCAAGGCGATCTGCCCCTACGTCAGCCAGTTCATGGTCTTCGGCAGCGAGCGCAACTTCGTCTCCGCGCTGATCACCCTCGACCCCGACGCGATGGCGACCTGGGCCGAGGAGAACGGGATGGCCGGCAAGGACTACACCGAGATCGTCCAGTCCGAGCAGGTCCGCTCGATGATCGGCGACTACGTCGACCAGCTCAACACCCAGCTCAACCGCTGGGAGACGGTGAAGAAGTGGGAGATCCTCGACCACGACCTCACCATCGAGTCCGGTGAGCTGACCCCCTCGATGAAGGTCAAGCGGACCGTGGTCGAGCAGAACAACGCCGACCTGATCGACTCCTTCTACGTCTGA
- the hemW gene encoding radical SAM family heme chaperone HemW, which yields MPSAPPAGEPAPEDGALPGAALEELGATSFGIYLHVPFCTVRCGYCDFNTYTAEELGNGVSRATYADSAIAELRLAREVLGEVDLPVETVFVGGGTPTLLAPEDLGAVLRAVDDTFGLAPGAEVTTEANPDSVDAASLARLREAGYDRISFGMQSAVPHVLATLDRTHDPDRVPDVVAAARSAGFDQVSLDLIHGTPGESLADWSRSLEAALACEPDHVSAYSLIVEEGTALGRRVDRGEVPAPDEDDQADKYLLADEALSAAGLEWYEVSNWARDEDARCRHNLAYWTGGHWWGIGPGAHSHVGGVRWWNVKHPAAYAGRLAAGRSPALGREVLDAPTRHVERVLLEVRLRDGLPPDVLTATERAVVPELVQRGLVEPEAWRASGRVRLTRDGRLLADLVVRELLG from the coding sequence ATGCCGTCCGCACCACCTGCCGGAGAGCCCGCCCCCGAGGACGGTGCCCTCCCCGGGGCCGCACTCGAGGAGCTCGGCGCCACCAGCTTCGGGATCTACCTGCACGTGCCGTTCTGCACCGTGCGCTGCGGCTACTGCGACTTCAACACCTACACCGCCGAGGAGCTGGGCAACGGCGTCTCGCGGGCGACGTACGCCGACAGCGCGATCGCCGAGCTGCGGCTCGCCCGCGAGGTGCTCGGCGAGGTCGACCTCCCGGTGGAGACGGTCTTCGTCGGCGGCGGGACGCCCACCCTGCTGGCGCCCGAGGACCTCGGTGCGGTGCTGAGGGCCGTGGACGACACCTTCGGTCTCGCCCCGGGCGCCGAGGTCACCACCGAGGCCAACCCCGACTCCGTCGACGCGGCGAGCCTGGCGCGGCTGCGCGAGGCCGGTTACGACCGGATCTCCTTCGGCATGCAGTCGGCGGTGCCGCACGTGCTGGCCACCCTGGACCGCACCCACGACCCCGACCGCGTGCCCGACGTCGTCGCGGCCGCCCGCTCGGCGGGGTTCGACCAGGTGAGCCTGGACCTGATCCACGGCACGCCGGGGGAGTCCTTGGCGGACTGGTCGCGTTCGTTGGAGGCCGCGCTCGCCTGCGAGCCCGACCACGTGTCGGCGTACTCGCTCATCGTCGAGGAGGGAACCGCCCTGGGGCGCCGGGTCGACCGCGGCGAGGTGCCGGCCCCCGACGAGGACGACCAGGCCGACAAGTACCTCCTCGCCGACGAGGCGCTCTCCGCGGCGGGCCTGGAGTGGTACGAGGTGTCGAACTGGGCACGCGACGAGGACGCCCGCTGCCGCCACAACCTGGCCTACTGGACCGGCGGCCACTGGTGGGGGATCGGTCCCGGGGCGCACTCCCACGTCGGCGGGGTGCGCTGGTGGAACGTCAAGCACCCCGCGGCGTACGCCGGCCGCCTCGCGGCCGGCCGCAGCCCGGCGCTGGGGAGGGAGGTCCTCGACGCCCCGACCCGGCACGTCGAGCGGGTGCTCCTCGAGGTCCGCCTCCGCGACGGCCTGCCCCCGGACGTCCTGACCGCCACCGAACGGGCCGTGGTGCCGGAGCTGGTGCAGCGCGGCCTGGTCGAGCCCGAGGCGTGGCGCGCCAGCGGACGGGTCCGCCTGACCCGGGACGGTCGCCTGCTCGCCGACCTCGTGGTGCGCGAACTCCTCGGCTGA
- a CDS encoding TM2 domain-containing protein yields MSDSAPPPEPGEPYRQPGSYTPYPYGPPPGYAVPHPGAPYGLDPLTGRPLSDKSKVVAGVLQVVLPFGVGRFYTGHVGLGIAQLVVTLVTCGVGALWPFIDGIVILAGQPTDPQGRLLRT; encoded by the coding sequence GTGTCCGACTCCGCTCCACCGCCCGAGCCCGGCGAGCCCTACCGTCAGCCCGGCTCCTACACGCCATACCCGTACGGCCCACCGCCCGGGTACGCCGTGCCCCACCCGGGTGCGCCCTACGGGCTCGACCCGCTCACCGGGCGGCCGCTGTCGGACAAGTCCAAGGTCGTCGCCGGCGTGCTGCAGGTGGTGCTGCCCTTCGGCGTCGGTCGCTTCTACACCGGCCACGTCGGGCTCGGCATCGCCCAGCTCGTGGTCACGCTCGTCACCTGCGGCGTCGGCGCCCTGTGGCCCTTCATCGACGGCATCGTGATCCTCGCCGGCCAGCCGACCGACCCCCAGGGCCGGCTGCTGCGCACCTGA
- a CDS encoding DUF3097 domain-containing protein has protein sequence MRDRYGSDVLSGDWRAPKRGRATEAPAEIGEVVEEVTTDWCGEIVAVDRDLHTLTLEDRRGKRRTFPLGPGFLLEGRPVVLTAPVRRPAPAGPSRPERTASGSIAVKGAKARVARASRIFVEGRHDAELVEKVWGDDLRIEGVVVEYLGGVDDLADHLVDFRPGPERRVGVLVDHLVRGSKESRIAASIARSEVGPHVKILGHPYVDIWQAVKPDRLGLSAWPTIPRTIEWKHGICQHLGWPHRNQADIARAWQQILSRVNSFADLEPELLGRVEELIDFVTT, from the coding sequence GTGAGAGATCGTTACGGCTCCGACGTCCTGTCCGGCGACTGGCGCGCACCCAAGCGGGGACGTGCCACCGAGGCGCCCGCCGAGATCGGTGAGGTGGTCGAGGAGGTCACGACCGACTGGTGCGGCGAGATCGTCGCCGTCGACCGCGACCTGCACACGCTGACCCTGGAGGACCGACGGGGCAAGCGGCGCACCTTCCCCCTGGGGCCGGGGTTCCTGCTCGAGGGCAGGCCGGTGGTGCTCACCGCGCCGGTGCGACGTCCCGCGCCGGCGGGACCGTCGCGGCCCGAGCGCACTGCCAGTGGCTCGATCGCGGTGAAGGGCGCGAAGGCCCGCGTCGCCCGCGCGAGCCGGATCTTCGTCGAGGGACGCCACGATGCCGAGCTGGTGGAGAAGGTCTGGGGGGACGACCTGCGCATCGAGGGTGTCGTCGTGGAGTACCTCGGCGGCGTCGACGACCTCGCCGACCACCTGGTCGACTTCCGCCCGGGCCCCGAGCGCAGGGTCGGGGTGCTGGTCGACCACCTCGTGCGCGGCTCGAAAGAGTCGCGCATCGCCGCCTCGATCGCCCGGTCCGAGGTCGGGCCGCACGTGAAGATCCTCGGGCACCCCTACGTCGACATCTGGCAGGCGGTGAAGCCGGACCGGCTCGGGCTCTCGGCGTGGCCGACGATCCCCCGCACCATCGAGTGGAAGCACGGGATCTGCCAGCACCTGGGCTGGCCGCACCGCAACCAGGCCGACATCGCGCGGGCCTGGCAGCAGATCCTGTCGCGCGTGAACTCGTTCGCCGACCTCGAGCCGGAGCTGCTGGGGCGGGTCGAGGAGCTCATTGACTTCGTGACGACCTGA
- a CDS encoding MBL fold metallo-hydrolase: MPFTEIADRVWVAHQEWFALNVGLVVGRDGVVVVDTHGSGTAARTLVDDVRALGVGDVTAVVNTHEHFDHTFGNATFRDAFGAALPIHATEEAAARTVASGDRSKAAYDADPDDTHRAEVLATEVVAADQTISGVGALDLGDRVVELVHPGRGHTAGDLVVGVPDAGVLFTGDLVEESGPPAYGPDCHPLEWPAALDLVLGLLTPDSIVVPGHGSVVDQAFVGAQHGDVGAVAQTIQDLAGNGVPAERALAEGEWPFPRDHLAEAVRRGYGQLRRDQKRLPLA; encoded by the coding sequence GTGCCGTTCACCGAGATCGCCGACCGCGTGTGGGTCGCCCACCAGGAATGGTTCGCGCTCAACGTGGGCCTGGTCGTCGGACGTGACGGCGTCGTGGTCGTCGACACCCACGGCTCCGGCACTGCCGCGCGCACCCTGGTCGACGACGTCCGCGCCCTGGGCGTGGGCGACGTGACCGCGGTCGTCAACACCCACGAGCACTTCGACCACACCTTCGGCAACGCCACCTTCCGTGACGCGTTCGGCGCCGCCCTGCCCATCCACGCGACCGAGGAGGCCGCGGCGCGCACCGTCGCCTCCGGGGACCGCAGCAAGGCGGCGTACGACGCCGACCCCGACGACACGCACCGCGCCGAGGTCCTGGCCACCGAGGTCGTCGCCGCGGACCAAACGATCTCCGGGGTCGGCGCACTCGACCTCGGTGACCGGGTGGTCGAACTCGTCCACCCGGGCCGGGGCCACACCGCCGGCGACCTGGTGGTGGGCGTCCCCGACGCCGGGGTGCTCTTCACCGGGGACCTCGTCGAGGAGTCGGGCCCGCCGGCGTACGGACCGGACTGCCACCCGTTGGAGTGGCCCGCCGCGCTCGACCTCGTGTTGGGACTGCTCACGCCGGACTCGATCGTGGTGCCGGGCCACGGGTCCGTGGTCGACCAGGCGTTCGTCGGGGCCCAGCACGGCGACGTCGGGGCGGTGGCCCAGACGATCCAGGACCTCGCCGGCAACGGCGTACCGGCGGAGCGCGCGCTCGCCGAGGGCGAGTGGCCGTTCCCCCGCGACCACCTGGCCGAGGCGGTACGCCGCGGCTACGGCCAGCTGCGGCGGGACCAGAAGCGACTCCCCCTCGCCTGA